In Pseudomonas sp. R76, one genomic interval encodes:
- a CDS encoding FAD-binding and (Fe-S)-binding domain-containing protein, whose translation MSLPAAFLSNVAQLIPKDRRFDDPLSTLAFGTDASFYRLIPQLVVRVESEDEVVALLQLAQRDRVPVTFRAAGTSLSGQAISDSVLIVLGDNWNGREIRGQGTQIRLQPGVIGAQANAWLAPFGRKIGPDPASINACKIGGIVANNASGMCCGTAQNTYHTLAGIRLVLADGSRLDTEDATSVSAFRNQHGALLERLATLGRETRANAELAAKIRHKYRLKNTTGLSLNALVDFDEPLDILSHLLVGSEGTLGFISAVTYDTVIDHPNKASALIVFPNVETCCNAVTVLKTQPVSAVELLDRRSMRSVQDKPGMPAFVQQLSENACALLIESRAASPSLLHEQLALIMASLAPFPVEKQVDFTEDPTENARLWAIRKDTFPAVGAVRKTGTTVIIEDVTFPVEQLAIGVNRLIELFDKHHYDEAILFGHALEGNLHFVFTQGFNSSEEVARYQAFMDDVAQLVAVEFGGSLKAEHGTGRNMAPFVELEWGSDAYQLMWQLKRLLDPNGILNPDVVLSEDPQIHLKHLKPLPAADEIVDKCIECGFCEPVCPSKGLTLSPRQRIVIWRDIQAKKRAGVDTTELEAAYHYQGIDTCAATGLCAQRCPVGINTGDLVKKLRARDADRTKTADWLASHFATALQGARFTLHVANGARMLLGAPRLAKLSATVTKLSKGHIPQWTNAMPQPEKAIRFSPAVADERPRVVYLAACVSRAMGPAAGDKEQMSLYDKTRGLLEKAGYQVVFPDNQDSLCCGQPFASKGYAEQAEHKRQELIGALLHVSRGGLDPIYCDTSPCTLRLVQDLAETRLDLYDPVRFIRTHLMDRLDFTPQEAPIAVHVTCSTQHLGESQALIDLARRCSKNVVIPEGIHCCGFAGDKGFTTPELNAHSLRSLKDAVQYCSEGISTSRTCEIGLSQHGGIDYHGLVYLVDRVTQARAH comes from the coding sequence CGCGCGGCGGGCACCAGCTTGTCCGGTCAAGCCATCAGCGACTCGGTGCTGATCGTGCTGGGTGACAACTGGAATGGCCGCGAGATTCGCGGCCAAGGCACGCAGATTCGCCTGCAACCCGGCGTGATCGGCGCACAGGCCAATGCCTGGCTCGCACCGTTCGGGCGCAAGATCGGGCCGGACCCGGCGTCGATCAATGCGTGCAAAATCGGTGGCATCGTCGCCAACAACGCCAGCGGCATGTGCTGTGGCACGGCGCAAAACACCTACCACACGCTGGCCGGTATTCGCCTGGTACTGGCTGACGGCAGCCGCCTGGATACCGAAGACGCCACCAGCGTCAGCGCGTTTCGCAACCAACACGGCGCGCTGCTTGAGCGCCTGGCCACACTCGGCCGCGAGACGCGGGCAAACGCTGAATTGGCCGCCAAAATCCGCCACAAATACCGTCTGAAAAATACCACCGGCCTGTCACTCAATGCCTTGGTGGATTTTGACGAGCCCCTGGATATCCTCAGCCACCTGCTGGTGGGTTCCGAAGGCACCTTGGGCTTTATCAGTGCGGTGACGTACGACACGGTGATTGATCACCCGAACAAAGCCTCGGCGCTAATTGTGTTTCCGAATGTCGAGACCTGCTGCAACGCCGTTACGGTGCTCAAGACCCAACCGGTCTCGGCCGTCGAGCTGCTCGACCGGCGCAGCATGCGCTCGGTACAGGACAAACCGGGTATGCCCGCTTTCGTACAGCAGCTATCGGAAAATGCCTGCGCGCTGCTGATCGAATCCCGCGCCGCGTCGCCGTCATTGCTGCACGAACAACTGGCGCTGATCATGGCGTCGCTGGCGCCGTTCCCTGTAGAAAAACAGGTCGACTTCACCGAAGACCCAACCGAAAACGCGCGCTTGTGGGCCATCCGCAAAGACACCTTCCCCGCCGTCGGCGCCGTGCGTAAAACCGGCACCACGGTGATCATCGAAGACGTCACCTTCCCGGTCGAGCAGTTGGCCATCGGCGTGAACCGCCTGATCGAGCTGTTCGACAAACATCACTACGACGAAGCCATCCTTTTCGGACACGCCCTGGAAGGCAATCTGCACTTTGTGTTCACCCAGGGCTTCAACAGCAGCGAAGAAGTCGCACGCTACCAAGCATTCATGGACGACGTAGCTCAGTTGGTGGCGGTGGAGTTCGGCGGTTCGTTGAAAGCCGAGCACGGCACCGGCCGCAACATGGCGCCGTTCGTCGAGCTGGAATGGGGCAGCGACGCGTATCAGTTGATGTGGCAGCTCAAACGCCTGCTCGATCCGAACGGCATTCTCAACCCCGACGTGGTGCTTAGCGAAGACCCGCAAATTCACTTAAAACATCTCAAGCCATTGCCTGCCGCCGACGAGATTGTGGATAAGTGCATCGAGTGCGGTTTCTGCGAGCCGGTCTGCCCATCGAAGGGCCTGACCTTGAGCCCGCGCCAGCGCATCGTGATCTGGCGCGACATTCAGGCGAAGAAACGCGCAGGCGTCGACACCACCGAATTGGAAGCGGCCTACCACTACCAAGGCATCGACACCTGCGCCGCCACCGGGTTGTGTGCGCAACGCTGCCCTGTGGGCATCAATACCGGCGACCTGGTGAAAAAGCTGCGCGCACGTGATGCCGACCGTACGAAAACTGCCGACTGGCTGGCCAGCCATTTCGCCACCGCGCTGCAAGGTGCGCGGTTTACCCTGCATGTCGCCAATGGCGCGCGCATGCTCCTGGGCGCGCCGCGCCTGGCCAAGTTGTCAGCAACGGTGACCAAACTGTCCAAGGGGCACATCCCGCAGTGGACCAACGCCATGCCGCAGCCGGAAAAAGCCATTCGCTTCAGCCCGGCCGTGGCCGATGAGCGACCACGGGTGGTCTACCTCGCAGCTTGCGTCTCACGCGCCATGGGCCCGGCGGCGGGTGATAAAGAGCAGATGTCGCTGTACGACAAAACCCGTGGCCTGTTGGAAAAAGCCGGTTACCAAGTCGTGTTTCCGGACAACCAGGACAGCCTGTGCTGCGGCCAGCCCTTCGCCTCCAAAGGCTATGCCGAACAGGCCGAACACAAACGCCAGGAACTGATCGGCGCGTTGCTCCACGTCAGCCGAGGCGGCCTCGACCCGATCTATTGCGACACCAGCCCGTGCACCCTGCGATTGGTGCAAGACCTCGCCGAAACGCGCCTGGACCTCTACGACCCGGTGCGCTTTATCCGCACCCACCTGATGGACCGTCTCGACTTCACACCGCAGGAAGCCCCCATCGCCGTGCACGTCACCTGCAGCACCCAGCACCTGGGCGAAAGCCAGGCATTGATTGATCTCGCGCGGCGCTGCTCAAAAAACGTGGTGATCCCGGAAGGCATCCACTGCTGCGGCTTTGCCGGCGACAAAGGCTTTACCACGCCCGAACTCAACGCCCATTCACTGCGTTCGCTCAAGGACGCGGTGCAATATTGCAGCGAAGGCATCTCCACCAGCCGCACGTGCGAGATCGGCCTGAGCCAGCATGGAGGCATTGATTATCACGGCTTGGTGTACCTCGTGGACCGCGTTACCCAGGCGCGGGCGCATTAA
- a CDS encoding integrase domain-containing protein, giving the protein MCAQATRLSDRQLKAIKPKDKDYVLSDGDGLQLRVRINGSTLWNFNYRHPVTKNRINMGLGTYPELSLAQARKKTVEARELLAQAIDPKEQRNALTQTKKAATEHTFENVAATWFELKQDVVTPAYAEDIWRSLILHVFPKLGTTPLSQITAPMVIELLRPLEAKGSLETVKRLTQRLNEIMIYGVNSGVIFANPLSGIRGVFKKPKKQNMAALRPEELPELMIAIANASIKRTTRCLIEWQLHTMTRPAEAATTCWADIDLERKIWTIPAERMKKRRPHAIPLTEHALALLETIKPYSGHREFVFPADRDPRTHCNSQTANMALKRMGFEGRLVSHGMRSMASTILNEQGWDPELIEVALAHVDKDEVRSAYNRADYIERRRPMMAWWSDHIQEAATGNLSVSAIREKRDLKVVSIR; this is encoded by the coding sequence ATGTGCGCCCAAGCCACCCGCCTCTCTGATCGTCAGCTCAAAGCTATCAAGCCGAAAGATAAAGATTACGTCCTCAGCGATGGCGACGGCCTTCAATTACGAGTGAGAATCAATGGCTCTACGCTATGGAACTTCAACTACCGCCATCCGGTAACGAAGAATCGTATCAACATGGGACTCGGCACCTACCCAGAGCTCTCTCTCGCGCAAGCAAGAAAGAAAACGGTCGAAGCCAGAGAACTGCTTGCACAAGCCATCGACCCGAAAGAGCAACGCAATGCGTTGACGCAAACAAAAAAAGCAGCAACTGAGCACACGTTCGAGAACGTAGCTGCTACTTGGTTTGAGCTAAAGCAGGATGTCGTTACACCGGCCTATGCCGAAGACATATGGCGCTCTCTCATCCTGCACGTATTTCCAAAGCTCGGAACTACACCTCTCTCGCAAATCACTGCGCCCATGGTCATCGAATTGCTCCGCCCCTTGGAAGCGAAAGGCAGCTTGGAGACAGTGAAGCGACTGACTCAAAGGCTCAATGAAATCATGATCTATGGCGTGAACTCGGGGGTGATCTTCGCCAATCCTCTCAGCGGCATCCGGGGCGTTTTCAAGAAACCGAAAAAGCAGAATATGGCGGCTCTTCGACCAGAAGAACTGCCAGAACTGATGATTGCAATCGCCAACGCGAGCATCAAAAGGACAACCCGCTGCTTAATCGAATGGCAGCTTCACACCATGACGCGCCCTGCGGAAGCCGCTACAACTTGCTGGGCTGACATCGACCTCGAAAGGAAGATCTGGACAATCCCTGCCGAACGCATGAAAAAGCGACGCCCACACGCCATACCGCTGACCGAGCACGCACTTGCTCTGCTGGAGACCATCAAACCCTATAGCGGCCATCGAGAGTTTGTATTCCCTGCTGACAGAGACCCACGCACTCACTGCAACAGCCAGACAGCCAATATGGCGCTGAAGCGGATGGGCTTCGAAGGGCGCTTGGTAAGTCATGGTATGCGTTCAATGGCGAGCACCATCCTCAACGAGCAGGGCTGGGATCCTGAATTGATAGAAGTCGCACTTGCACACGTCGATAAAGACGAGGTTCGAAGCGCCTATAACCGAGCGGACTACATCGAGCGCAGACGCCCAATGATGGCCTGGTGGAGCGACCACATTCAGGAAGCCGCTACCGGCAATCTTTCTGTGTCAGCTATCAGAGAAAAACGGGATTTAAAAGTCGTTTCGATACGCTGA
- a CDS encoding P-loop NTPase fold protein, whose protein sequence is MNNLNFQNESPSDVDVFKGESHDRVAQAMHDYLKPKTNHRVIGLDGEFGSGKSSILQMLEKKIVTEKSKTKLWLFDCEQNYQGSIKSNFIQQLTEQVTELLKTLGREKQIAEVETSRDIALGRHYSYTKDTRSHISIWAVLLIASGVLTPTFIRDYLIRLHGSDSLALGLHALYLLACTAPGIILLFAYLANRREEDPKKRWNLASLLKGSSDDRITETIEVSKEVSPLDLKQALRKQLHAVKDYHIIIVIDNLDRLPRDVLRAVWSDLEIFTSVTGEENLSVIVPFCSTKVSKYLNGDNEQSYDSKDFIAKKFPVVFRTPPIITSGWKDAFRKLWSESFGASNLLDADACSVILQRHSPMAGGLVTPRLQKRFINDIATTLLVTADRPSVICIAAYLAICKYNSVAIEEMLKDPDAPTIGESAKSATEAEDETAQAVALNIDKTKRSLKALLGEDMKTGWPIQILQIHFQTSSDIAIAELIDQPLEDAIESQDGKKLAALVPYFGFKDSFVRRLETPVSPVSLLKTLRQASQMEGCSIDDLLPHVSAKFGNGDQLNTVSTEPGYFESIKGLIGLGLRRDIFDKALATAKTAFEEMAEEAYDPESVERYTETISRYDSYLDSVNALFEPLTMGGAELLFHMVMPDPDLKKIDTSKISLNDNGLRDAVLQLAATEHAKLNRVPLNESDWLPCFTAYFGQKRLSTIPRPYFLGVEATTAVTTAIDLNPTEHRVWFAAALFGKLSSAIPQLILVHLPNVKSNRIKVSIAVMYMRLNTGVPLSEIPGIKEALEAEQDYLDALVRAAIISENLFKLTIEDESSHLVAPILSRLIKVGAIGNVASDHVYESYSTLADRLSGYDLTDNEFLDWFTSFNLASEKVPALPDIDTLFLRHVLEGSNAKLLELRAAILDRSFGIGIDASGWTNLIEAASTNERTALRYMIDHKIDFAGETSAHQAMSVWLIAAVKQATFAKPSSTIIQNSKLLLNLFEKDTRAITGTMLRPSVYDLKVSVEASIFILGEYGELLPSITPRTPEEEERLLQILLQMNNDPEGTRSAASFIDSRASQFADWKISNEHKDTYASQVTKLKERLPNIYTNLSEQHGNKGRMQKLARALFGKE, encoded by the coding sequence ATGAACAACCTAAACTTTCAAAATGAAAGCCCGTCCGATGTCGATGTTTTCAAGGGCGAGAGTCACGACCGCGTGGCTCAAGCGATGCATGATTATCTAAAGCCTAAAACCAATCACCGGGTGATTGGATTGGACGGTGAATTCGGCTCAGGGAAGAGCTCGATCCTTCAGATGCTCGAAAAGAAGATCGTTACGGAGAAGTCGAAGACGAAGCTGTGGCTCTTTGACTGCGAGCAGAATTATCAAGGCTCGATCAAAAGCAATTTTATCCAACAACTGACCGAGCAAGTGACAGAACTGCTCAAGACATTGGGGCGAGAAAAGCAAATCGCGGAGGTCGAAACCAGCCGCGACATCGCCTTAGGTCGGCACTACAGCTACACGAAGGACACCCGCAGTCATATCAGTATCTGGGCAGTGCTACTGATCGCAAGTGGTGTACTTACGCCGACCTTTATTCGTGACTATCTAATTCGCCTTCATGGCAGCGATTCTCTCGCCCTAGGGCTCCATGCTCTTTACCTGCTGGCGTGCACAGCGCCTGGGATTATTCTTCTGTTCGCGTATCTGGCTAACCGAAGAGAAGAGGATCCTAAGAAGCGCTGGAACTTGGCCAGTCTGCTCAAAGGCAGCTCAGATGATCGAATCACCGAAACTATCGAAGTCAGCAAAGAGGTAAGCCCTCTCGATTTGAAGCAGGCCCTCCGGAAGCAGCTACATGCAGTGAAGGATTACCACATCATCATTGTGATCGATAACTTGGACAGGCTCCCACGGGATGTCTTACGAGCGGTATGGAGCGATCTAGAAATTTTCACGTCCGTCACAGGCGAGGAAAATCTCAGTGTCATAGTGCCATTCTGCTCCACAAAGGTATCCAAATATCTCAATGGTGATAACGAGCAGAGCTACGACTCGAAGGACTTCATCGCCAAAAAGTTCCCTGTGGTGTTCCGTACCCCGCCGATCATCACATCCGGCTGGAAAGATGCATTCAGGAAACTTTGGAGTGAGAGTTTTGGTGCATCCAACCTGTTGGATGCTGATGCGTGCAGCGTGATTCTCCAGCGTCATAGCCCCATGGCTGGCGGGTTGGTGACTCCTCGCCTACAGAAAAGATTCATCAACGACATCGCAACCACACTGCTGGTCACTGCAGATAGACCAAGCGTAATCTGCATCGCCGCCTACCTGGCAATCTGCAAATATAATAGCGTGGCCATCGAGGAGATGCTGAAAGACCCAGATGCTCCGACGATCGGTGAGAGCGCTAAGAGCGCCACAGAGGCTGAAGATGAAACCGCCCAAGCCGTGGCGCTGAACATCGATAAAACCAAACGCTCCCTGAAGGCACTTCTGGGAGAGGACATGAAAACAGGCTGGCCCATCCAGATCCTACAGATCCATTTCCAGACATCTTCGGATATCGCCATCGCTGAGCTGATCGACCAGCCACTTGAAGATGCTATCGAATCCCAGGACGGTAAAAAGCTCGCCGCACTCGTCCCTTACTTTGGGTTCAAAGACTCTTTTGTTCGCCGCTTGGAGACACCTGTTTCCCCGGTCAGTCTTCTGAAAACCCTCCGTCAAGCGTCTCAAATGGAAGGATGCAGTATTGATGACCTGCTGCCGCACGTGAGTGCGAAATTCGGGAATGGGGATCAGTTGAATACGGTAAGCACAGAACCCGGTTACTTTGAATCCATCAAAGGACTGATTGGGTTAGGCCTACGCAGAGACATCTTCGATAAAGCACTGGCGACTGCCAAAACCGCGTTCGAAGAAATGGCAGAAGAGGCCTATGATCCTGAGTCTGTTGAACGCTATACAGAGACCATTTCCAGGTACGACAGCTACCTGGATTCTGTGAACGCCCTCTTTGAACCCTTGACCATGGGTGGTGCTGAACTGTTGTTCCATATGGTGATGCCCGATCCAGATCTCAAAAAGATTGATACGAGTAAAATCAGCCTCAACGACAATGGCTTGAGGGACGCAGTGCTGCAACTGGCAGCGACTGAGCATGCAAAGCTGAATCGAGTGCCACTCAATGAAAGCGATTGGCTGCCATGTTTCACAGCCTATTTTGGCCAAAAAAGACTGAGCACTATCCCTAGGCCTTATTTCTTAGGTGTTGAGGCCACTACGGCAGTTACGACGGCAATTGATTTGAACCCTACTGAACATAGGGTCTGGTTCGCAGCAGCCCTGTTCGGAAAGCTTTCCAGCGCGATACCACAGCTGATTCTGGTTCATCTACCTAACGTGAAATCCAACCGCATCAAAGTCTCAATTGCAGTCATGTACATGAGGCTGAACACGGGGGTACCACTAAGCGAGATTCCAGGCATCAAGGAGGCCCTTGAAGCCGAACAGGATTATCTGGACGCGTTGGTTCGGGCAGCGATCATCTCTGAAAACCTGTTCAAACTGACGATTGAAGATGAGTCTTCACACCTAGTGGCACCGATTCTATCTAGGCTGATTAAGGTCGGAGCCATCGGAAACGTTGCCTCTGACCACGTCTATGAGTCGTATTCGACCCTTGCGGATAGGCTGAGTGGCTACGACCTAACGGATAATGAATTTCTTGATTGGTTCACCTCGTTCAACTTGGCATCCGAGAAAGTACCCGCGCTGCCAGATATCGACACGCTGTTCTTGAGGCACGTCCTTGAGGGATCCAACGCCAAGTTGCTGGAGTTGCGAGCCGCCATACTTGATCGAAGCTTTGGGATAGGTATTGATGCTTCTGGATGGACGAACCTCATTGAAGCTGCCAGCACCAATGAGCGAACTGCGTTGAGATACATGATCGACCACAAAATCGATTTTGCGGGTGAGACTTCGGCTCACCAAGCTATGTCCGTCTGGCTTATAGCTGCAGTCAAACAAGCCACGTTCGCCAAACCTTCCTCCACGATCATTCAGAATTCAAAGCTACTGCTCAACCTCTTTGAAAAAGACACCCGCGCCATTACTGGCACCATGCTTCGACCATCTGTATACGATCTCAAAGTCTCTGTGGAGGCCTCAATCTTTATTCTGGGCGAATACGGCGAGCTGTTGCCGAGCATCACCCCTAGAACACCTGAAGAGGAGGAACGCCTTCTTCAGATACTACTGCAGATGAACAATGATCCTGAGGGCACAAGATCCGCAGCGAGTTTTATAGATTCAAGAGCGTCTCAATTCGCTGACTGGAAAATTTCTAATGAACATAAAGACACGTACGCTTCCCAGGTAACCAAGCTTAAGGAACGCCTCCCAAATATCTACACTAACCTGTCCGAGCAGCATGGGAACAAGGGACGCATGCAGAAATTGGCAAGAGCCCTTTTCGGCAAAGAGTGA
- a CDS encoding ATP-dependent nuclease: MYLRKLEIEGFKSFGRRFTVEFHEGLNVLVGENGAGKTGVINALRQLFQDSESGKRSVNERDFHKSFEIDAVPASSFAITATFGDLSVFEKIALDSWCGEQDDAVLNLTVLNRELRGRYSQELWGGAIRTVGFNQQTLELIHCIYLPPLRDAEQKLREGRQSRLSRLMKALCKDQLHACAKTRTLHPLEVKVADFNSQLAAEQDIKRANDLISSSLRAALGERLSQNTTIQFSESNFTRIVEGLRLLYFPNASSAELSQFRSLDENSLGYNNLLYIASILAELIVEDGEGPGERTLHKLLLIEEPEAHLHPQLQIRLLKHLQEVALNKNIQVVITTHSTVISSAVSINNIIHINGGAEPLAVPARFCGLAEPSRRFIDRWLDVTKSNLLFSKGVILVEGVAEAIALPELAKIVLANRGQGLNTLEDYGVSVINLNGIYFTHFMQLFCEVDGQSQSRNLPIPCAGLTDNDPAKTHKVRVQDQLVDVVIKPYPGNLAAGTNPALGLIPIIATSQYGRLFSGDLKTFEYDLAMTAGNLQLMLQVAYDNWPTDGPVKASFKEMLAADFVALTEAQKAEYAYELLERIDSTSMGKGLYAQLLADKLEQDDCLFAVPRYIQQAIWWACAIAEEGSE, translated from the coding sequence ATGTACTTGAGAAAGCTAGAGATTGAGGGGTTCAAGAGTTTCGGCAGGCGTTTCACGGTTGAATTTCATGAAGGGCTGAACGTATTGGTGGGGGAAAATGGGGCGGGCAAAACGGGCGTGATTAACGCGTTGCGTCAGCTGTTCCAGGATTCGGAGTCGGGTAAACGCTCAGTCAATGAGCGCGACTTTCACAAGTCGTTTGAGATTGACGCCGTGCCCGCCTCCAGTTTCGCCATCACGGCGACGTTTGGCGATCTCAGTGTTTTCGAGAAAATAGCACTCGACTCCTGGTGTGGTGAGCAGGACGATGCGGTGCTCAATCTGACAGTGCTCAACCGCGAGTTGCGCGGTCGTTACAGCCAGGAGCTCTGGGGCGGCGCAATCAGGACGGTGGGCTTCAATCAACAGACGCTAGAGCTAATTCACTGCATCTATTTGCCACCGTTGCGTGATGCAGAGCAGAAGCTGCGAGAGGGGCGACAGTCCAGATTGTCCCGGCTGATGAAAGCATTGTGCAAAGACCAGCTACACGCGTGTGCTAAAACCAGAACATTGCATCCGCTTGAAGTAAAAGTCGCCGACTTCAATTCCCAGCTGGCGGCTGAACAAGACATTAAACGGGCGAATGACCTGATCTCCAGTAGTCTACGCGCCGCCCTCGGAGAAAGATTGTCGCAAAATACCACGATCCAGTTTTCGGAATCCAACTTCACCAGGATCGTCGAAGGCTTGCGTTTGCTGTACTTTCCGAACGCTTCATCCGCCGAACTGTCGCAGTTCCGCTCGCTAGATGAAAACAGCCTGGGCTACAACAATCTGCTCTACATCGCCTCCATCCTCGCCGAGTTGATCGTCGAGGATGGCGAGGGGCCGGGGGAGCGCACACTGCATAAGCTGCTTTTGATTGAGGAGCCGGAAGCGCACCTGCATCCGCAACTGCAAATCAGGCTGTTAAAACACCTGCAGGAGGTGGCCCTCAACAAGAATATTCAAGTAGTAATTACTACCCACTCCACGGTTATTTCGTCGGCCGTCTCCATCAACAACATCATCCATATCAACGGCGGAGCCGAACCACTCGCCGTTCCTGCGCGTTTTTGCGGCCTAGCGGAACCAAGTCGGCGATTTATCGACCGCTGGCTGGATGTCACCAAATCCAACCTGCTTTTCTCCAAAGGCGTCATCCTTGTCGAAGGCGTTGCAGAGGCCATTGCGCTACCGGAGCTGGCGAAAATCGTACTTGCTAATCGCGGCCAAGGGTTGAACACCCTGGAAGATTACGGGGTGTCAGTCATCAATCTTAATGGCATCTATTTCACCCATTTCATGCAGCTGTTTTGTGAGGTCGATGGGCAGTCACAAAGTCGTAACCTGCCTATTCCCTGCGCAGGTCTCACCGACAACGATCCAGCCAAAACCCACAAGGTGCGGGTGCAAGACCAGTTGGTCGACGTGGTCATCAAACCGTATCCAGGGAATTTGGCCGCAGGAACAAATCCCGCTCTGGGCCTGATTCCGATTATTGCGACATCCCAATACGGGCGCTTGTTTAGTGGCGACCTCAAAACCTTTGAGTATGACCTGGCGATGACGGCAGGCAATCTGCAATTGATGCTGCAGGTGGCTTATGACAACTGGCCCACCGATGGCCCCGTCAAGGCTTCGTTTAAGGAGATGCTCGCGGCCGATTTTGTGGCGCTGACCGAGGCGCAGAAAGCCGAATATGCTTACGAGCTTCTGGAGCGTATTGATTCTACCAGCATGGGAAAGGGGCTCTACGCCCAGCTACTGGCCGACAAGCTCGAACAGGATGACTGCCTCTTTGCCGTACCGCGCTATATCCAGCAGGCCATCTGGTGGGCGTGCGCTATTGCTGAGGAGGGATCTGAATGA
- a CDS encoding UvrD-helicase domain-containing protein gives MTFPSDEQRGYLDSSIDDNIYLEACPGSGKTEVIAAKVAREIEDWHGYPGGIALLSFANSAANELKSRLIAHRQRAPVAYPHWVSTIDSFILNCLVAPVAHQLTGYAGKNGDFRLRMVDASSTVYVKTKYAIEHIRVPANQYDLDLATGKFVFRTGEPGLDRKLNAIVLVDWQLRDLRETKTRFKAAGFATYRDVEHLAIQILHEAKLSAFCARLALRYPFLVIDECQDLSVEQLSILEGLLGLGVKMHIVGDLNQSIYGFRHADPARVMHFIRTHGFTGLQLCQNFRSSQAIVDLCSELVPGNKIHGNPTIQSASPVIVEYDDCPSEAMPLFMSLSDSYANRVIVSRGHSTLSRFCSGANDLNDTERLALACALAGNDSAFAIQKSLTLFGGWLASKLEYSVKPNSFHCPVDVESELEWRLFLHQALAFVTSTGALVAGQHWRGWCRVAKARLNELPKQAFVIADIAVAIAPLAALGLRSPAGLGEQLVTQRLSLVALQHSSIRLATIHEIKGETHEATMLVSASRRGNQSHWADWIGDKNLEAARLAYVASSRPRNLLVWAVKKLNAAEQATLQRLGFRIAQR, from the coding sequence ATGACCTTTCCGAGCGACGAGCAACGGGGATATCTCGACTCCTCCATTGACGACAATATTTACTTAGAGGCTTGTCCAGGGAGCGGGAAAACCGAGGTTATTGCCGCCAAGGTAGCACGCGAAATCGAGGATTGGCATGGCTATCCGGGGGGAATCGCACTGCTGTCGTTTGCCAACAGCGCGGCCAATGAGCTGAAGAGCCGGTTAATCGCTCATCGGCAACGGGCTCCGGTGGCCTACCCGCACTGGGTGTCGACGATTGACAGCTTCATCCTCAATTGTCTCGTGGCGCCCGTGGCCCATCAGCTCACCGGATATGCTGGCAAAAACGGCGACTTCCGGCTGAGGATGGTCGACGCCTCGTCAACGGTGTATGTCAAAACCAAATACGCCATCGAACACATCCGAGTTCCCGCCAATCAGTACGACTTGGATCTAGCAACGGGTAAGTTTGTCTTCCGAACGGGGGAGCCTGGACTGGACCGCAAGCTGAACGCAATTGTATTGGTCGATTGGCAATTGCGTGACCTCAGGGAGACCAAGACACGTTTCAAGGCGGCAGGTTTTGCCACCTATAGAGATGTTGAACATCTCGCCATCCAGATCTTGCACGAGGCAAAGTTGTCCGCCTTTTGCGCACGACTGGCTCTGCGATATCCATTTCTGGTGATCGACGAGTGTCAGGATCTTTCGGTAGAGCAGTTGAGCATCCTGGAGGGTTTGCTCGGGTTGGGCGTGAAAATGCACATCGTGGGGGATCTCAACCAGTCGATCTATGGATTTCGCCATGCGGATCCCGCACGTGTCATGCATTTCATCCGCACTCATGGATTCACCGGCCTGCAGTTGTGTCAGAATTTTCGCAGTTCTCAGGCCATTGTCGACCTCTGCTCCGAACTGGTACCGGGGAACAAAATTCACGGCAATCCAACGATTCAGTCGGCTTCGCCAGTGATTGTCGAGTATGACGATTGTCCCTCGGAAGCGATGCCGCTGTTTATGAGCCTAAGTGACAGCTACGCTAACCGGGTGATCGTCTCGCGCGGTCACTCGACACTGAGCCGGTTTTGCAGCGGTGCCAATGACCTGAACGATACCGAGCGTTTGGCACTGGCCTGCGCCTTGGCAGGTAATGATTCGGCATTCGCCATCCAGAAGTCGCTTACGCTGTTTGGAGGGTGGCTGGCCAGCAAGTTGGAGTATTCGGTAAAACCCAATTCCTTCCACTGCCCTGTGGATGTCGAGTCAGAGTTGGAATGGCGTTTATTTCTTCATCAGGCGTTGGCATTTGTCACAAGCACGGGCGCCTTGGTCGCAGGTCAGCACTGGCGCGGGTGGTGCAGGGTAGCCAAAGCTCGTCTTAATGAACTGCCAAAGCAGGCTTTCGTCATCGCCGATATTGCCGTAGCAATTGCACCACTGGCAGCACTTGGATTGCGCTCCCCAGCGGGGCTAGGCGAGCAGTTGGTCACTCAGAGACTATCGTTGGTGGCGTTGCAGCATAGCAGCATCCGGCTGGCAACAATCCATGAGATCAAGGGCGAAACCCACGAAGCGACAATGTTGGTCTCAGCTTCCAGGCGAGGGAATCAGTCACATTGGGCGGATTGGATTGGCGATAAGAATTTAGAAGCGGCAAGGCTCGCCTATGTGGCGAGTTCGAGACCCAGAAATCTCCTGGTTTGGGCAGTCAAGAAATTAAACGCCGCAGAGCAAGCCACACTTCAACGGCTCGGATTCCGTATAGCTCAGCGATAA